acactgaatgtaactacagaagagtcaagtttgaaataggaaaaatatcgtcattatatatggtgatttttgagtgagatgctatTAGTCTAATCAGAtacaatgatctatgctaagctatgctaaaagtagggatgcaccgataccactTTTTCCAGTACTCGCCTGATaccgatacttttatttttggtacttgccgataccgatatttttaaaattaaccggtagatttgtaaaatatagggtacagaaactaaaagaatatgtataatgttagttggtcaacttcatttatcaaatagatacagtcaaaccaaaatttatttagatcacattatcataaactgtgtcctgcacccactagtaaaaaaaaattatatatatatcaaaaatgatcaaaagatggtgtatatctgctgtctgaataatttttgggttgactatatatcccttagttatttttatttttacacttaattatgcccattaaaatgtgtttttcttgcTCTGTGGTACATCATCTTcaatttaatagcattaaacTGTTCCATTGCAGCGGCTCAGTACTGTAATCACGCGAATCACTCATTATGAATCTCCtaactctgatattttcagaaatataagtcgagttttttcatctgaaatatgctgCTATTTGGGCTATAATCCAAAGCGACTCAAATAATGCAGAAACACACGTGAAGCAAGCAAAACATGCGCAAGTACAGTACTGCCTATAGCATTTCACACAGGCTGCTATAGTTTCACTTTCGCCGGACAGTCGTGTATGTTTAaggttgaaaataaatgatgtttatagCGAATGCccctataatatttttttttttatatttacgaATTTGTTTTAATCCAAAAGATGCGTGTGCTAAATTAACTCGACAAGCCCACACATCTTGGCCGCCACGCGCTCAATCCAATCTGCTGACGTGCACCAGTTATACAAGCTTAATACTGAATGTTTACACTCAACtgaaactcaactgtttaactctagagGAGtcggacaatgagcctatttaaaaaaaaaaaagaaagaaagtggagtgttcctttaaaatcacatgaataaattaaattttaaaatatattaaaataggaaacattttaaatagtaaaaaatattttcaaatttgactcttgtgctgtactttggatcaaataaatgcaggcttggtgagcagaaaagacttctttaaataacattaaaaatcttactgttaaaaaacttttgactggtagtgtataatattaaaataggtATATAAAACACTGGTTCAATCTGTCAATGTAGTCTATATACTACATTTAGTCTACAATTACAGTTGTTTCATAACTTTTGAGAACAGCCGGTAAGCAATTTAAATATCCAAAATGAATGCTATTTCACAGCGTGATCAGAAAGCTtggattattatcattatttttattgttacgGAATTATTACAAAGTCCCTCATCAACCACATTCAACAGTCACTAACTCAGAAAGGACCAAAATATTTGATTAACTAAATACATGCTAAGATTAAATACCTAAGTATTTTAgtgtcattaaaaatgttgctttttattaatgttgtttgtaacaacattttatatgaatacTGTGCTGATATTTATAGTATTAGATTTATGAAAGAACTAGaagtaaattataaaatgtttaaataataaatattctggttttatttatgaaatgttaaatgggcagctttaattattcttttatttaattttattaagataattattgcattttcagtattttggtCCACCGTCACTTACGGGTCAATAAGAATTTACTCAGAGCTCAGAACTGCCTGAATGTTTTGGTTTGATCACTATTTTTGTTATCATTGTGAGCAAGGCATCTGCTGTGCATTACCTTTGTTTGAATCCTTTGTGtcttttttgattttaataaccTCATCAGCACTCAGATCTCCCTTTTTCAAGACCACGACCTGTGGCATCTCGTCCTCCCGATCACTGTCACCACTGTCATCATCCAACTGCGGCATCAGCTGTttctgcaacaacaacaacaatatttatttagtattccttttcctaaaataaatatagatgcAATAAACTTGAGTCGGGAAaactagtgagctgcctacacAGACAACAATTTGGAGACGTGCGTTCATGTCATGTCCTGAGGCGCGACCAATGTACACAAAACACTTACTTTAGTCTCCACTGTCGGCCCTTCTTTAAAACCAACATCATTCTTGAATTTCTTCAAAAAAGATGGTTCGGCTGGCTTCACCCATGATACATTACCCTTTTTACTCATTGTGTTTCAGTTCAAATTGGcttgaaaaactgtaaatgcgCTTAATGTTTCCCAAACACTGAACACACAAGAACCAGGCGCGTAAAGTTTGCGTGCATAAAACCTCATCAGTACGCGTCTGTAAACGACCAATCAGCGAGCGCCTTCTCGATTTCTTATAGTATAGTCCCAAATATTACTTgctaatgtcattttttttcctgaagaGGCGCTTTTTGGCTCAGAAAGACGAATTCTCCACGTTTATTTCACAGAGTTCgttctgtctttttttattattattattacaagtaACTTCAACAATTAAATACAACATTGGATGAGAGTatgaataaaagaaataatatagAAAGACAATAAAGgatatataaaaacagtaaaacgaAGTACAGAGGTAGTAACTCAAATTACGTAACATCCAACAGATCATTACACAGTTTCACGAATTTGACACTTTTtattgttgatatttttaagtGTCATAATTAGCtagttatatttgggtaatgttgtagaaaatgtacatttatgaacacaataatataaaaataatatttggccGACAAAATAAGTACATGTtctgtatgtgaccctggtgcacaaaaccagtcataagtgtaatttttttaaaactgatacatatacaaatatgtacatcatctgaaagctgaataagtaagttttccactgatgtatgttttgttaggataggacaatatttggccgagatatacaattatttcaaagtctgaaatctgagggtgcaaaaaaaaaaaaaaaaaaaaaaaaaaaaatattgagaaaatctttaaagttgtccaaattaagttcttagcaatgtacattactaatcaaaatttagttttgatatatttacaaaatatcttcatggaacatgatctttacttaatatcttaatgattttggcataaaataaaaatcaatagttttgacccatacaatgtatttacaaatacaaatgtacatacaaatatacccgtgctacttaagactggttttgtggtccagggtcacatattatattctATGGCCTGTTTACATtgagaaaaatgtatcaaacatagttaaatcattattaaatatctaaattggATTTTAAAGCAAGAAATTTTGACAAGTCAGACCAAAATACTTTAACAATAGGgcatttggggaaaaaaaggtgATCAGTCGACTCAGAACTAAAGGTTATCATTCAAAGGAGCATTACCAAATTTTAATACAATCTCAGTAGTGGTGTATATGTTATGCACAACTTTTAAATGTAGTTCTTTAACTTTGCTGGGGACACAAAATTGATAAGAGCCATGCTTTTTCCAATTAATCTTATCTATTAaggaattcaaaataaataaatcccatcggagtaattatttttcttttttatatatatatacatttttttttataattttattactacattttgtaaatatccttgtcttttatattttttttatattaaaaaaataaataaaaaatctgttcaCTTTTTACAATCTCTTCAAATGATAAATGACATTTAGATTAAGCGAACAagataatgaacatttttaccATTGTAAGAAATTGGACAACAGGGAAATCTGGGAAATCTTATTTGTAAGCTAATacgtataaaaataaaatgtatagatttaaaataataatttattataggtTATGCAAAtttgataaattatttttaaataaatctacgTCGTAATCACAAACGATTGTGATTGGTTCATATAAAAAAGCGTTGAGAAAAGTAACACTTCTCACATCACGCCTACAAACGCTTCAGGCGCTCCAGATAATAATTTTCACCTAAATAATTAcactttaacattaaaaagaaagcTGAACCTAAAACACgtgataaaaatgtacaatacgACATTCTTATTTAAACCTACAACGCAAGATCTTCTAAGTCCCGCCCATTTAATGACCGCCGTGTTTCTTTCTGACTGTCACTCAACTCTACCTGTTtgattgatttctgtgatgcacaGTAGGAAGTTTCATTATCATCTtatgtcttaaaatgtaaaatatgggagtgaaataatactgttttcacTGTCGAGTCTGATTGACTCGGTCATACCGAGCTGGAATCATGTTGCCTGGCGTGTTTTACGCATTATTGGCGGGGTTTCTGGCAGCTTTAGCATCATCTTCTGCTAAGCTGTCCCTGGGTGCTGATTACCTGAAAGATGTATGTGAAACAGGGCTGAAGATCTGGACAGATGGACAGGAAAACACTGATGGCGTCGAAGCCACAGCTTGTGACTGGGTAAGAAGTAACGTTTTTCAGTACTGTATGTATTGTGTTCAAATTAACATAAAGTCATTTTAATGTCATTGATTACAGTTACATATACCCCTGCGGCTGCTTTGTGGTGGTCTTCTGTTCACCTGCAATGCTGTGATCTGGACCTTCTTCGCCAAAGCACTCAGGCACTCGTCTTCCTCTGCCCGGGCCACTGTGACCACCACTGCCTCAAATTTTATCTCCTCTGTgagtgttttttcccctcaaaccCTCAAATTCATTTGAGAAACTagttatttaatgatttaacgTTGTCTTTTTTTCTAGGCTTTTCTTGGACATGTGATTTTTGGTGAAACCCATGCCACGTTGTGGTGGGTTGGTATCGTTTTGACCCTGACAGGGCTTCTTGTCTTGCACGGATCAACTCCTCAGGCTCCACAGGAAAATGTGGATAAGAAATACGAGTGACAGAAGAATACATTGAGCAACAATGCCTTATCCAATGCTTGAAGTGAAATCAATCAAGTGAAAAAAACACTAAGAgctaatatgatttatttatgcaCAGCTGAATGATAGAATTATCTATgctaaatttatatatatttttagggaTTGTTTTCTAAAAGctcttttgttaatttatttttatgcatcagTGCGAATAATGTGACCAATTACATGATGCAAAGCCTTTAAATGTGTGTGACTTTGAGCCTATATCATGCAAGTTTATACACTTGGTTATTACTATGACTTGAAAAAAGGTTAATGATAAACATTTTTGCTGGGTATTTGACCAAATGTAGCAGTGTATctcaaaaagacattttgtttCACCTCTTATTTTTCTCTGAGACATCCTTTTTCATTTCCAAGTCTTTTAAAGCAAAACTTGGAACTTACACTCTATTTAGAACTTTGTTTTGAAAAGGATGCGCACACCGATAGTGGTTAAATGTTTTTGGCTATTAAATGTCTATTGTGTGTCAATCCACTGACCTGGACTCTATTTTAGATTTAAACCCAACCACAAACGAAGCATCTGTTGAGCACAGCAGGACATTATCATGTATTCTATTTAGAAATCACATCTGAAAGTTGACCCGCTGCTGTGcatacacttttatttaaacaacaatggacttgtaaaaaaaaacagcacatttatttgaaaaagccTAAATTGAAGTTGTGCAGCCATGGAAAACATCAGGTAATGGGGAAAAGAACagaacataaataataatgaagcCTGTAATGGAAAGAAGCACAGTTagagaatattttaaaaagatcggaaatacaataaaaagaaGGACATGCCATAGAACAATAAAATTGATCAAttgataaaatacattaatcaaATCCTGGGATGATACAGTAAGTCATACATGTATTTTTGCTAATTATGGAAAAGGCTCAACAGGTTTACAAATTAGCACCATCTGTTTGTATTGTCAAATTCTGCACCTAAATTTATATGGTCATTGGTTTGCAGCCATTTCATTGTGTTTCAATTACATTGTGACACATTTTAGACATTAATTACACAGTTATGGATGATGCATATATACtgtacagctgaggtcaaaagtttacacccccctttcagaatctgcaaaatgttaattattttaccaaaatgcatgtcactgattatttagtactaacctgaataagatatcacacataaaacatgtttacatatagtccacaagagaaaaatatagttcagtttctaaaaatgaccctgttcaaaagtttacatccccttgattcttaatactgttcttacctgaatgatccacagctgttttttgtttagtgagaattgtttgtgagtcccttgtttgtcctaaacagttaaaccgCCTGctattctttagaaaaatccttcagggcccacaaattctttggttttgagatccatctttttacactgagacaactgagggattcaaaTGCaagtattacagaaggttaaaacactcactgattcaccagaaggaaaaaaaaacagatgcattaagagacggggggtaaaaattttgaacagaacagagatgtgtacatttttcttattttgcctaaatatcatattttttcatttattactgccCTTCAAAGGCTATagaaaatacttacatgtttcccagaagacaaaataagttaaatttaccctgatcttcaaattcaaaaagttttcacccaatggcccttaatgcatcgtttttgtccttctggagcatcagtgagcatttgaaacttctgtaatagctgccttcaagtccctcagttgtcctcagtgtgaaaagatgaatctcaaaatcatacagtcattgttggaaagggtacaattacacaaaaatgctggaaaaccaaagaatttgtagcaccaaaaggatttttctgaagaacagcaggcagtttaactgttcaggacaaccAAGGAATTCtggaacaactatcactaaacaaaaaacacagctgtggatcattcaggtaacaacacagtattgaaAATCAAggtgatgtaaacttttgaacgtgctcatttttataaatgtaactattattttctcttgtggactatatgtaaacatcttttatgtgaaatatcttattcaggtcagtactaagtgaacaataacatgcattttgtatgatcgctcttattttggtaatatagttaatattttgcagattctgaaagggggatgtaaacttttgaccttaactgtatataCTGTTATGATGGATCTTGATGGTGTCCTATAGGAACAAATTAGATCAGATCAAACATGAAGATACATCAAACTAATAGACATCACTGCTCCAGGAACAGCTGGCATGATGTACATGTTATGTGACTCTGTCAAGAGCTCAGTCTCTTAATGCCAAGTAAAAGTTTTTCTTTAGAAGAGCAAGatgtatttttggtttttaaacactgctttAAGGCACTTTGGTACAGTACAggtttaaaattcaaaatgttcacAGTATTCTCTTTGCAAGTCCAAGGCAAGAAATGTGCCATTTGAGTCTCAGGGTTTAAGCAGCAAACACTTTTTTGATCTAACGAGGCTCCAAAGGAATTTCAATCACATCCTCCTCAATGATCTCACCCTGTGGGAACATAGGAACAGGATCCGAAGTGTCTTTCTGGCATGAGAGATCTGTGAAAGGACTCAACCAGGTCACAGAAAGAGGCCCTCCGAATGCTGACTTCATAGCTTCCCAAGCCGGAGTCTTCTCCCATGTAGGATCTTCACCCTTTAACTTTTCAATGccctgaaaaaagaaaaacagcaccTTTGGTGATTTTTGAAAGAGATGGGAAATAATAGAATCCATAAATAGATGGAAAACAACATTCATACTGgccaaaaaaaaacttaaattccACTGAATGAACTGAAAAGGAAAGCAAATggttactacagtaaaaaaaaaaaaaaaaagcatgggAAGCAAATAATTTTGGTCATGCACCTGCGTGCTGCTGGTGTTTAatctttaatataaaataataacccaACTGGAAGAAATGGTTTGACTTTCACTTTATGgcacaaattaaaaacacatggaGCATGCAGCATGCCTTCACATTCCAAAGGACGTATctgaaggaaaagaaaaacagaccaCTTTAAATAGCATGCATTGTGTCGAAAGAATGAATGTGTCTTCATACCGGTAGCAATCAAAGCTTACCTCCATCTCACACCAATCAAACAGGGACATCAGCCTAATTTAATACTAAATataattagttgtttttttcattaattttaattccCAAAAAACATTCTAAGCAAGGGAACTACtcataaaacaacacaaaagtaTAAAAAGGGGGGAAACTAGGTTAGTGTCAAAGACAGACAGGAAGTGGACAGGAAGATACAAATCAAGCCAACTTGTGAAAACATTTGGGCCTCTTGAGAAATTGCAACATAGCGATTTTGCAATGCGAATGGTATGTTAGTTCACGTCGTCcttattttacacttttcagAAGCAGAGATGGATTCACATGTGGTTGTGCATTTAGGAAATTCACTGTCAGACACTTTGTCATACAAAGCATGGATGACTGAGTGTTCAGGTTTTTAATTTACCATTTGTCAAAGAACAGAATGATTGTCTTTTTCATACACACTTAAAAGTCAAGCACATATCATCTGTTCATCATAACAAAagtgtatattaataaaatgtaaaatgcaattaaCCAAAACAATGGCGAATCAAttcagttttcaaaaaacacacatttgttAAGCCTGTTCCTTTCTTAAACATTTCTGCAAACCAGGTTTATGGAAACATACCAAGTAAATCAGCTCTACAAAAAAGAACCGAGTGTATATTGAGTGTAGGAAGTAAATCTGATAGGCCTAGGCATGGAAGCCGTTTCcaccattgaataaaaaaatgttattgcaactttttcttttacagttctgactttttttctcagaattgtgatatagacagttgtgagttataaagttagtattgtgtaatataaactcgcaattgcaagttataaaatcagaactgcgtgatataaagtcacaactgcaagttatacaGAGTtcacattttgcaattctgaccttttttctcagaactgatgcaattctgactttataacagaACTTGAGAGTtagtaagtcagaattgtgagatattaacttgcaattctgagaacatattagtctttttttccctcaaaactgaactttataactcatgttatgaattttaaacagtttatatctcacaattctgaaaaaaaagtcgagatacaaactcgcaattgcaagaaaagtacaaattgttagtttttatctcacaattctgattttatttctcagaattgtaaggtataaactcgcaattctgagaaatgaagtcagaattgtaactttataatggcaattcagagaaaaaaagtcagacgtgtgagggggaaaaaagtcaatatGAACTCCAATTGCAAGAAGTACAAATTGTTGAgtttctgacttaatttctcagaattgtgagtttatacctcacattTCATAATTGTAACTTGGTAACAtgcaatttagagaaaaaaaaaaaagttgagataTAATTGCGAGAAGGTCAGACTTTAGAGTTTTTAATCTCGCAATTATgggtttatttctcagaactgcaagtttatataacacaattctgacttaatttctcagaattaaaagAAGTCGATATCTCGATATGTCGATATGAACTCCAATTACAAGAAAAGTacaaattgtgagtttttatctcacaattctgacttaatttctcagaattgcgagtttatacctcacatttctgaaaaaaagtctgaattgtaactTTGTAacatgcaattcagagaaaaaaagacaaaaagttgagatataaacttgcaattgcgagaaaagtccaaattgagagtttttatcttgcaattctgactttatttctcagaattgcaagttgaTATCACTCAACtcaagtcgcaattacctttttttattttttatcaaaggTGGAAACGGGATTCTGTAGATAGGACAGCTGAGTAACATCTGTTATCCTGTTATCACTAAAAATCTTGTGGATAACAACAAATGTCCTCATGATatctcaaaacacattttttacatttaaaaagtaattatcaTTTCAATGGAACTATTTTCAATGTCAAGATTTAGGGGTGTAGAAATGATCTGACAATGCACTGATTATGGAATTTAATAACAGATCAATTTCGTTTTGCAATACTTGTGAATGTAAAAACCGGTGTATCATTTGGTCAATATTCAATTACTCTCTTtagttacatttgtttattaccTTTTTCAATAATACTCAGACCAAATCATGATCAAATGTCATGACTGCATAATTTAGTTTAGAATCATTTGAAGCCAAGTTTTGTCAGAACATATTTATACCCCTGTTAAACTTcctatattgtttatatactttt
The sequence above is drawn from the Labeo rohita strain BAU-BD-2019 chromosome 16, IGBB_LRoh.1.0, whole genome shotgun sequence genome and encodes:
- the tmem42a gene encoding transmembrane protein 42a; its protein translation is MLPGVFYALLAGFLAALASSSAKLSLGADYLKDVCETGLKIWTDGQENTDGVEATACDWLHIPLRLLCGGLLFTCNAVIWTFFAKALRHSSSSARATVTTTASNFISSAFLGHVIFGETHATLWWVGIVLTLTGLLVLHGSTPQAPQENVDKKYE
- the kiaa1143 gene encoding uncharacterized protein KIAA1143 homolog, which encodes MSKKGNVSWVKPAEPSFLKKFKNDVGFKEGPTVETKKQLMPQLDDDSGDSDREDEMPQVVVLKKGDLSADEVIKIKKDTKDSNKDEQPPPDGKIVFKKPVKRSSDKFEGITASSSKKKKSEVGEKKESKAGVKVKNNSLLSFGGDDDDDDEEED